Proteins encoded together in one Synechococcus sp. A15-62 window:
- a CDS encoding DUF3181 family protein: MSLSASDLQDLQSALADRLYVQISGWHLYLGDADLASALAIECSARVNQGAEVAARQALDAVKVPLAGGASQLPLSKLIPPAQLRDLEEILEPYCG; this comes from the coding sequence ATGTCCCTCTCCGCCAGCGACCTGCAAGACCTTCAGAGTGCTTTGGCTGACCGCCTCTACGTTCAGATCAGCGGTTGGCATCTGTACCTCGGCGATGCCGACCTGGCCTCAGCCCTGGCGATCGAATGCAGTGCCCGCGTCAATCAAGGTGCTGAGGTGGCAGCCCGGCAGGCCCTCGACGCCGTCAAGGTGCCTCTGGCGGGTGGGGCGAGTCAACTTCCCCTCTCCAAGCTGATCCCCCCAGCCCAGCTGAGGGATCTTGAGGAGATCCTCGAGCCGTACTGCGGATAA
- a CDS encoding glycosyltransferase family 4 protein has product MNLLASPIAVASVSFLLAAVTTTVLVPQVRRLGLRFGWTDLPDERKQHVTPMVRLGGIAMVLGFGTALAAVWSMGGFGLLAPAKDQLIWSTLAGSLCFFLIGLADDLFALSPWPRLAGQVAVACAVWSQGVRIGAIDLPWFTASAGPIALPDTLSLLATVVWLVGITNAINWLDGLDGLAAGVAGIAAVGLVSVSFSLHQAAAGFLAAALAGCCLGFLRHNFNPARIFMGDGGSYFLGFTLAAVSIVGPAKGLTTVSLLLPLLILSLPLADMSAVIMGRLREGRSPFYPDRRHLHHRLLRAGFSHRRTVLLIYVFTQWLAALALVVANAEMRFLWLALATAILVATVVISRRQLQHERALMNTNPRSSSVDPAALGEPRG; this is encoded by the coding sequence GTGAATCTCTTGGCCAGCCCTATCGCGGTCGCCTCGGTCAGCTTTCTTCTGGCTGCGGTGACCACCACGGTGCTGGTTCCCCAAGTTCGCAGGCTGGGGCTTCGCTTTGGGTGGACCGATCTGCCCGATGAGCGCAAGCAGCATGTCACCCCCATGGTGAGGCTGGGGGGTATTGCCATGGTGCTGGGCTTTGGTACGGCTTTGGCGGCGGTGTGGTCGATGGGGGGCTTCGGCCTGCTGGCGCCGGCCAAGGATCAGCTGATTTGGAGCACTCTGGCCGGTTCGCTCTGCTTTTTTCTGATTGGCCTGGCGGACGACCTCTTCGCTCTCTCCCCTTGGCCGCGGCTCGCTGGACAGGTTGCAGTGGCTTGTGCGGTTTGGAGCCAGGGCGTTCGGATTGGAGCAATCGATCTTCCCTGGTTCACCGCTTCAGCCGGTCCGATTGCTCTGCCGGACACCCTCAGCCTGCTTGCCACTGTTGTTTGGCTTGTGGGAATCACCAACGCCATCAACTGGCTGGATGGCCTTGATGGCCTTGCTGCGGGCGTGGCTGGCATTGCCGCTGTCGGGCTGGTTTCCGTCAGCTTTTCGCTGCATCAGGCGGCCGCCGGATTCCTTGCCGCAGCCCTGGCGGGCTGTTGCCTCGGCTTCCTGCGCCACAACTTCAACCCCGCCCGCATCTTCATGGGTGATGGGGGCTCTTACTTCCTCGGCTTCACCCTCGCTGCCGTGAGCATCGTGGGACCCGCCAAGGGACTCACGACGGTGAGTCTGCTGCTTCCGTTGTTGATTCTTTCGCTGCCTCTGGCCGACATGTCGGCTGTGATCATGGGCCGTCTGCGCGAAGGACGTTCCCCCTTCTATCCCGACCGCCGTCACCTTCATCACCGCCTGCTCCGCGCTGGCTTCAGTCACCGGCGCACGGTGCTGTTGATCTACGTCTTCACCCAGTGGCTTGCTGCTTTGGCCTTGGTGGTGGCCAATGCTGAGATGCGCTTCCTCTGGCTGGCTTTGGCCACGGCCATCCTTGTGGCAACGGTGGTGATCAGCCGTCGCCAGCTGCAACATGAGCGAGCTCTGATGAACACCAACCCCCGTTCAAGCTCCGTTGACCCCGCTGCAC
- the glyA gene encoding serine hydroxymethyltransferase: MGQASGRAIDADLAQSDPDIAAFVNQERQRQETHLELIASENFASRAVMQAQGSVLTNKYAEGLPSKRYYGGCEHVDAIEELAIERAKQLFGAAWANVQPHSGAQANFAVFLALLQPGDTIMGLDLSHGGHLTHGSPVNVSGKWFNVVQYGVDKETQRLDMEAIRQLALEHKPKLIVCGYSAYPRTIDFAAFRAIADEVGAYLLADMAHIAGLVAAGVHPSPVPHCDVVTTTTHKTLRGPRGGLILCRDAEFAKKFDKAVFPGSQGGPLEHVIAAKAVAFGEALQPSFKAYSQQVVANAAALAEQLIARGIDVVSGGTDNHVVLLDLRGIGMTGKVADLLVSDVHITANKNTVPFDPESPFVTSGLRLGTAALTTRGFDAQAFREVADVIADRLLNPEDDAIRQRCLDRVGALCERFPLYADSKQPVLV; the protein is encoded by the coding sequence ATGGGCCAGGCCTCTGGACGCGCCATCGACGCTGATCTGGCTCAGTCGGATCCCGATATCGCTGCGTTCGTCAACCAGGAACGGCAGCGTCAGGAAACCCACCTCGAGCTGATCGCATCCGAGAATTTTGCGTCCCGTGCGGTGATGCAGGCCCAGGGTTCCGTTCTCACCAACAAGTACGCCGAGGGTCTGCCCAGCAAGCGGTACTACGGCGGTTGTGAACACGTTGATGCCATTGAAGAGCTGGCCATCGAGCGGGCCAAGCAGTTGTTTGGTGCCGCCTGGGCCAATGTTCAGCCCCACAGTGGGGCCCAGGCCAACTTCGCCGTCTTCCTGGCCCTGCTGCAGCCCGGCGACACGATCATGGGGTTGGATCTGTCCCATGGCGGCCACCTCACCCATGGTTCCCCGGTCAACGTCAGCGGCAAGTGGTTCAACGTCGTCCAGTACGGCGTCGACAAGGAGACCCAACGCCTTGATATGGAGGCGATCCGCCAGCTGGCTTTGGAGCACAAGCCGAAGCTGATTGTTTGTGGCTACTCCGCGTATCCACGCACCATCGACTTCGCCGCTTTCCGCGCCATCGCTGATGAAGTGGGTGCCTATCTGCTGGCCGACATGGCCCACATCGCCGGCCTCGTGGCCGCTGGAGTGCATCCCAGCCCTGTCCCCCACTGCGATGTGGTGACCACCACCACCCACAAGACCCTGCGCGGCCCCCGCGGCGGCCTGATCCTCTGCCGCGATGCCGAGTTCGCCAAAAAGTTCGATAAGGCCGTGTTCCCTGGCAGCCAGGGCGGCCCTCTGGAGCACGTGATCGCTGCCAAGGCTGTGGCCTTCGGGGAAGCACTGCAGCCTTCGTTCAAGGCCTACAGCCAGCAGGTGGTTGCCAACGCGGCAGCCCTCGCTGAACAGCTGATCGCCCGCGGCATCGATGTCGTCAGCGGCGGCACCGACAACCATGTGGTGCTGCTGGATTTGCGTGGCATCGGGATGACTGGAAAAGTGGCTGATCTGTTGGTGAGTGATGTGCACATCACGGCCAACAAGAACACCGTTCCCTTCGACCCTGAATCGCCCTTCGTCACCAGTGGCCTGCGATTGGGAACAGCTGCGCTCACCACCCGTGGTTTCGATGCGCAGGCTTTCCGGGAGGTCGCCGATGTGATTGCCGACCGTCTTCTCAATCCTGAGGATGATGCGATTCGTCAGCGTTGCCTCGACCGGGTGGGTGCCCTCTGTGAGCGCTTCCCCCTCTACGCCGACAGCAAGCAGCCTGTTCTTGTGTGA